In Nicotiana tabacum cultivar K326 chromosome 11, ASM71507v2, whole genome shotgun sequence, a single window of DNA contains:
- the LOC107805247 gene encoding tetraspanin-6-like encodes MYRFSNTVIGFLNLFTLLASIPIIGAGLWMARSSTTCEKFLQTPLLFLGFIILIISLAGFIGACFHVAWALWLYLFVMLFLIGALMGLTVFGFVVTSQGGVVDVPGKVYKEYHLDNYSTWLKKRIKDPQYWMTIRACILGSKTCATVITWSPFDYLTKDLTPIQSGCCKPPTACNYGLTTLSQDPDCYRWNNDPNLLCYECDSCKAGVLEDVRRDWQKISVLNIVMLVFLIGIYSIGCCAFQNTKRAVSDYPHGQNRMSKVRPRWDFYWWRWWHDRRRQLY; translated from the exons ATGTATAGATTCAGCAACACAGTGATAGGTTTCTTGAATCTTTTCACACTGTTAGCATCAATTCCAATAATAGGAGCTGGATTATGGATGGCAAGGAGCAGTACAACATGTGAAAAATTCCTCCAAACACCACTCTTGTTTCTAGGTTTCATAATCCTCATAATTTCATTGGCTGGTTTCATAGGAGCTTGTTTCCATGTTGCATGGGCACTTTGGCTATACCTTTTTGTCATGTTGTTCCTCATAGGGGCATTGATGGGGTTAACTGTGTTTGGTTTTGTGGTAACAAGCCAAGGTGGTGTGGTGGATGTGCCTGGGAAAGTGTACAAAGAGTATCATCTTGACAATTACTCAACATGGTTGAAGAAGAGAATTAAGGATCCTCAATATTGGATGACTATTAGGGCTTGTATTTTGGGTTCCAAGACTTGTGCTACTGTTATTACTTGGAGTCCATTTGATTATCTTACCAAAGACTTGACTCCTATTCAG TCAGGGTGTTGCAAGCCACCAACAGCATGCAACTATGGATTGACAACACTGTCACAGGACCCGGATTGTTACCGTTGGAACAATGACCCGAATTTGCTGTGCTATGAATGTGACTCTTGCAAAGCTGGAGTTCTTGAAGATGTGAGAAGAGATTGGCAAAAGATATCTGTTCTTAACATTGTCATGCTCGTCTTCCTCATTGGTATTTACTCCATTGGTTGTTGTGCTTTCCAAAACACTAAGCGGGCTGTATCCGATTACCCGCATGGCCAAAACCGTATGTCTAAAGTCCGACCCAGATGGGATTTCTACTG GTGGAGATGGTGGCACGACAGAAGACGTCAGCTTTATTAG